From the Flavimarina sp. Hel_I_48 genome, one window contains:
- a CDS encoding DUF5123 domain-containing protein: MKARYIFKGLLIAIVLAATVTGCDYDKELIEELPVNREFAPVNLTAFVRNQVNVELNWTINENANSYIVEFANDSISFDNIVKTVEVNPDEVPVLVPLESETFYSIRVKAISDRGLDDSSWANARAQTLTEQLFLEGDPSDIKAREALFRWVPDSDVTEINISPGDISHTITPEEETSGMATVTDLTPETDYTATLLNGNQIRGVKQFTTGIDIGAGILVTVDDDLLQVIGDANAGDILVLEAGDYTDQTGSITLDKSITIRGLRSFDKPLVKLNFELVAGAEDVELIDLDLQGDGVGSETLTDFVRYTGPGNYNSLLISGCNIHEYARSFVAGNETDAILQSLTIENSVVYNIFTGGGDFIDFRNSDVFNININTSTFYNCAPARDFLRIDDAGTSTQTGLTSNITIDSCTLYACSDDDKRILYVRFQANEITVNNTIIAETGGYYSDQSRTDPNPDFNNNNYFNALRFYDAAETIYDDSSTYFTLDPEFGDPSSGDFTIKNQTLIDKQIGDPRWR, from the coding sequence ATGAAAGCACGATACATCTTTAAAGGTTTACTGATAGCTATTGTACTTGCGGCTACGGTTACAGGTTGCGATTATGATAAGGAACTTATTGAAGAGCTTCCCGTAAACAGAGAATTTGCTCCTGTAAACTTAACGGCTTTCGTTAGAAATCAGGTTAATGTAGAGCTAAACTGGACGATTAATGAAAATGCTAATAGCTATATCGTTGAGTTTGCCAATGATTCAATAAGCTTCGACAATATTGTAAAAACAGTTGAGGTTAATCCAGATGAAGTGCCGGTTCTGGTACCTCTAGAAAGTGAAACTTTTTATTCTATAAGAGTAAAAGCTATAAGTGACAGAGGCCTTGATGATTCCTCTTGGGCCAATGCAAGAGCGCAAACATTGACTGAGCAGCTTTTTCTGGAGGGCGACCCTAGTGACATCAAAGCTAGAGAGGCTCTTTTTAGATGGGTGCCTGATAGCGATGTCACTGAAATAAATATAAGCCCGGGTGATATTTCGCACACAATAACTCCAGAGGAAGAAACCAGTGGTATGGCAACCGTGACCGATCTCACTCCAGAAACAGATTACACCGCAACATTACTTAATGGCAACCAAATAAGGGGTGTTAAACAATTTACCACCGGAATCGATATAGGTGCAGGAATATTGGTAACGGTTGACGATGACTTATTACAAGTGATCGGTGATGCCAATGCAGGTGATATCCTTGTTCTTGAAGCGGGTGATTATACAGATCAAACTGGAAGTATAACCCTGGATAAATCGATTACCATAAGAGGGTTGAGAAGTTTTGACAAACCTTTGGTAAAGTTGAATTTTGAACTTGTCGCAGGTGCAGAGGATGTTGAATTGATAGACCTTGATTTACAAGGAGATGGCGTGGGGTCAGAAACACTTACAGATTTTGTAAGGTACACAGGACCTGGAAATTATAACTCCCTATTGATCAGTGGATGTAATATTCATGAATACGCCCGTTCATTTGTGGCCGGTAATGAAACTGACGCGATTTTGCAAAGTCTTACGATAGAGAATTCTGTGGTGTACAATATTTTTACTGGTGGAGGGGATTTTATAGATTTTAGAAATTCTGATGTATTTAATATTAATATTAATACGAGTACTTTTTATAATTGTGCTCCTGCTCGAGACTTTTTAAGAATTGACGATGCAGGAACATCAACACAAACAGGTTTAACATCTAATATTACGATTGACAGTTGTACTCTTTATGCCTGTTCAGATGACGACAAAAGGATTTTATATGTAAGGTTTCAGGCTAATGAGATAACCGTCAACAATACGATCATTGCTGAGACTGGGGGTTATTATTCAGATCAAAGTAGGACAGATCCTAATCCAGATTTTAACAATAATAATTATTTCAAT
- a CDS encoding RagB/SusD family nutrient uptake outer membrane protein: MKNFIKFFSIVFITGLLVSCDEDLDGEFLDAPAKSTLDESTIFSTVGLARGAVDGILEPIGQTNSYRGRFIPYYGFNTDVEYNYSAGDEGSDADLVYYDAKPNNSRMNTDNNAWALIYQGIERANVAIRGLRTYGNPEPRSEFGQLLGAALTYRAFYYGDLIKTWGDVPARFEPITSETLYLPKTSRDTIYKRLINDLGEASTLVAWPNETAATATVERINKAFVKGLRARLAMAASGFQQYPDGVRRSNDPDLSVQNMYQLALDECEDIINSGYASLTPTFETFWREYNEENLAAGGESLWEIPFADGRGRVLFSFAVRHRSVDQFTGQPRGGTAGPTPTVFYDYDEEDTRRDVTCVPYQWGTAIDDIAQQELVGIDTWYFGKYRYEWMDRYVTSTNDDGVNLIVMRYAEILLTAAEAANELEGPGAAAAYLKEIRSRAFPSDQQAQKVETYVDALTSKEAMFNAIVDEYKYEYTGEMDRKQDLIRWNLLSTNLNEEKEKLANLENRAGEYANVPSTLYFKYEEDGFTLDIYGLNKGETSNPGPEYSTFDWNQPLDETITTIYKPGADPDNRQYWPIWQVFIDASNGQLVNDYGY; the protein is encoded by the coding sequence ATGAAAAATTTTATAAAATTCTTTTCAATAGTATTTATTACAGGGCTATTGGTTTCCTGTGACGAGGATTTGGATGGGGAATTTTTAGATGCCCCGGCTAAGTCAACGTTGGATGAGTCCACTATTTTTTCAACGGTTGGATTGGCCAGGGGTGCCGTGGATGGTATTCTGGAGCCTATAGGGCAAACAAATTCGTATAGAGGGCGTTTTATTCCCTATTATGGTTTTAATACGGATGTTGAATACAATTACAGTGCTGGGGATGAAGGAAGCGATGCCGACTTGGTGTATTACGACGCTAAACCCAACAACTCAAGGATGAATACCGATAATAATGCTTGGGCATTGATCTATCAGGGTATAGAGCGTGCTAATGTGGCCATTCGTGGTCTGCGTACTTATGGTAACCCTGAACCAAGAAGCGAATTTGGTCAACTTTTAGGTGCCGCGTTAACTTATAGGGCCTTTTATTATGGTGATCTTATTAAAACTTGGGGTGATGTTCCCGCCCGTTTTGAACCCATTACATCAGAAACACTCTATTTACCAAAAACGAGCCGCGATACTATATACAAAAGACTCATCAATGATCTGGGAGAGGCATCCACATTGGTTGCCTGGCCCAATGAAACTGCTGCTACGGCTACAGTGGAACGTATCAATAAAGCATTTGTTAAAGGTCTAAGGGCCAGATTGGCAATGGCCGCAAGCGGCTTTCAGCAATATCCTGATGGGGTGAGGAGAAGTAATGATCCTGATCTTTCTGTTCAAAATATGTATCAATTGGCTCTGGATGAATGTGAAGATATAATCAATAGCGGTTATGCTTCCCTAACACCTACCTTCGAAACTTTTTGGAGGGAGTATAACGAAGAAAACCTGGCAGCCGGCGGTGAGTCTTTGTGGGAAATTCCCTTTGCTGATGGCCGAGGAAGGGTATTGTTCTCTTTTGCCGTACGTCATCGCAGTGTAGATCAATTTACCGGACAGCCGAGAGGGGGGACTGCTGGTCCTACACCCACTGTTTTCTATGATTACGATGAAGAGGATACACGAAGGGATGTAACCTGTGTACCTTACCAATGGGGCACTGCAATAGATGATATTGCCCAGCAAGAACTTGTGGGTATTGACACTTGGTATTTCGGTAAATACCGTTACGAATGGATGGATCGTTATGTAACCTCAACAAATGATGATGGCGTTAATCTTATTGTCATGCGATATGCTGAAATCCTGCTAACTGCTGCTGAAGCAGCGAATGAACTGGAAGGGCCTGGCGCAGCAGCAGCCTATCTTAAAGAAATCAGGAGTAGGGCGTTTCCGTCAGATCAACAAGCGCAAAAAGTAGAGACTTATGTAGATGCACTCACTTCAAAAGAAGCTATGTTCAATGCCATTGTAGATGAATATAAGTATGAATATACCGGGGAAATGGATCGCAAGCAAGATCTTATTCGCTGGAATCTCCTAAGCACCAATCTTAATGAAGAAAAGGAAAAGTTGGCTAATCTGGAGAATAGAGCCGGTGAATATGCTAATGTACCCTCCACCCTTTATTTTAAATATGAAGAAGACGGTTTTACTTTAGACATTTATGGTCTCAATAAGGGTGAAACCTCAAATCCGGGACCTGAATATTCTACATTCGATTGGAATCAGCCACTTGATGAAACAATAACCACAATTTATAAACCGGGAGCCGATCCAGATAACAGACAGTATTGGCCAATTTGGCAAGTTTTTATTGATGCAAGTAATGGACAGTTGGTAAATGATTATGGATACTAG
- a CDS encoding SusC/RagA family TonB-linked outer membrane protein, whose product MISDKVWAQETITVLGTIISGDDNSPLPGVNVIEQGTSNGTVTNFDGEYSLQVSSADAVLVISYVGFKTLEVNVNGRSTVDASLETDSNALDEVVVVGYGTTKKSDLTGSVVSISGNDLAEQAKSSVAETLTGRLPGVQVTSTEGSPDAEINIRVRGGGSLTQDSSPLIIVDGFPVDRMSDISPTNIESISVLKDASSTAIYGSRGANGVIIITTKSGKDGKLTVNFNTFFGFQKIANTLDVLPSEDYVKWQYEYALLSDPDNLDSYERYFGLWQDYDQYSGQEGNNWQKQIYGNMGEVQREDLSVRGGSEKINFNFNYSHFDVSTIALGSDFKRDNLSLAVNSKAGDKVDLSFTVRYADTEVNGGGANEQNEVSSADSRLKYSVQYSPIPISGLTTTNTDAALTGYLVNPFVANADNQRQQLRKNLNMLGSFSWNIVENLTFRSDFGLDNSTSLDYRYYGRSTYYSSNQPAAENQGLPSLVYSDRKRESFRNANTLNYDFNKFLDEDHNLKLLLGEELIIIQNNEETTEIQGFPKDFDFETSRKLTTQGTPQSVDNFYSPDDKLLSFFGRANYDFKNRYLLTATFRADGSSKFLGDNRWGYFPSAAVAWKINEEEFLNDKDWLDAFKLRLSYGKAGNNNIPPGQTVQSFQSSTTTYLNDIPSYWAASNVLANPDLKWETTVTNNIGLDFGLFNGRLSGSVEAYKNLTTDLLLAFRTPGSGFEFQYRNLGEIENKGLEFSLNYNAITTPDYSLSFSFNISANRNKINSLGSLEDYYEPSGWASSQIVGDYAIAVGESLGSMYGFQNDGRYEVSDFDYDPTTSTYTLKEGVVNNSEIVGEVRPGTLKLRDVNGDGVVDVNDNTIIGDSNAKNTGGFTINGRAHGFDLSAAFNWSIGNDIYNANKIQYTTANENSQYRNLSAIVGDGDRWTNLDPVTGQLITDPDALAAANENTTLWSPYMQNYVFSDWAVEDGSFLRLNTLTLGYTLPDSIMSKTGISQLRFYATANNVFVLTNYSGLDPEVSTRRNTPLTPGVDYSPFPRNRQVVFGLNLNF is encoded by the coding sequence ATGATCTCCGATAAAGTATGGGCTCAGGAAACTATTACCGTTTTGGGTACAATTATTAGTGGTGATGATAACAGCCCCCTGCCTGGTGTAAATGTGATAGAGCAAGGAACTTCAAATGGTACGGTAACCAACTTTGATGGTGAGTATTCCCTGCAGGTTTCAAGTGCTGATGCAGTACTGGTAATCAGCTATGTCGGGTTTAAGACTCTTGAAGTTAATGTAAACGGAAGGAGTACTGTTGATGCTTCGCTTGAAACAGACTCCAATGCGCTGGATGAGGTAGTTGTTGTAGGGTACGGAACCACAAAAAAATCTGATTTGACAGGCTCCGTGGTTTCTATTTCTGGTAATGATCTGGCAGAACAGGCTAAATCGAGTGTGGCTGAAACCTTGACAGGAAGACTCCCCGGGGTTCAAGTGACTTCTACAGAAGGTTCTCCCGATGCTGAAATAAATATTAGAGTTCGCGGTGGTGGTTCATTGACTCAAGATAGTTCCCCGCTGATCATCGTGGATGGTTTTCCTGTAGATAGGATGAGCGACATTAGCCCTACTAATATTGAAAGCATTTCGGTATTAAAAGATGCTTCATCTACCGCTATTTACGGTTCAAGAGGTGCAAACGGGGTTATTATAATTACAACTAAGAGCGGAAAGGATGGTAAACTAACGGTAAATTTCAATACTTTTTTCGGATTTCAAAAAATTGCAAATACATTAGATGTCCTTCCATCGGAAGATTATGTTAAATGGCAGTATGAATATGCATTGCTCAGTGACCCTGATAATCTGGATTCTTACGAAAGATATTTTGGATTGTGGCAAGACTACGATCAATATAGCGGTCAGGAAGGAAATAACTGGCAAAAACAGATTTATGGAAACATGGGCGAAGTGCAGCGAGAGGATTTATCTGTAAGGGGAGGGTCTGAAAAGATCAATTTTAATTTTAATTATTCGCATTTTGATGTAAGTACGATAGCGCTGGGTTCTGATTTTAAAAGGGACAATTTATCCTTGGCTGTTAATAGTAAGGCTGGTGACAAAGTGGATTTATCATTTACCGTTCGGTATGCTGATACAGAAGTCAACGGTGGGGGTGCAAATGAGCAAAATGAGGTATCTTCTGCTGATTCAAGATTAAAATATAGCGTTCAATATTCTCCAATTCCCATATCGGGCTTAACAACAACAAATACAGATGCCGCTTTGACTGGTTATTTAGTGAACCCTTTTGTGGCTAACGCTGATAATCAAAGACAGCAATTAAGAAAAAATCTTAATATGCTGGGCAGCTTTTCATGGAACATTGTAGAAAATCTTACATTCCGATCTGATTTTGGACTGGATAACAGTACCAGTCTGGACTATCGCTATTATGGGCGCTCCACCTATTATTCAAGTAACCAGCCTGCTGCAGAAAATCAGGGATTACCTTCATTGGTTTATAGTGACCGAAAGCGGGAAAGTTTCAGAAATGCCAATACCCTTAACTACGACTTCAATAAATTTCTTGATGAAGACCATAACCTGAAATTACTTTTAGGCGAAGAATTGATCATAATCCAGAATAATGAAGAAACTACCGAAATACAGGGCTTTCCCAAAGATTTCGATTTTGAGACGAGCAGAAAGCTAACGACTCAGGGAACTCCGCAGAGCGTGGATAATTTCTATAGTCCTGATGATAAGCTACTATCGTTTTTTGGACGTGCCAATTATGACTTTAAAAACCGTTATTTATTAACGGCCACTTTTCGTGCTGACGGCTCCAGTAAATTTCTGGGAGACAATCGCTGGGGATATTTTCCGTCTGCAGCAGTAGCCTGGAAAATAAATGAAGAGGAATTTCTAAATGATAAAGATTGGCTTGATGCATTTAAGTTGAGATTGAGTTATGGTAAAGCAGGTAATAATAATATCCCTCCTGGGCAAACCGTTCAAAGCTTTCAGTCCAGCACGACAACGTATTTGAATGACATCCCGTCCTACTGGGCCGCTTCTAATGTATTGGCAAATCCAGATTTAAAATGGGAAACTACAGTTACCAATAATATAGGTTTAGATTTTGGGCTTTTTAATGGTCGTTTAAGCGGTAGTGTAGAGGCTTACAAAAATCTTACTACAGACTTATTGCTTGCCTTTCGTACACCGGGCTCTGGATTTGAATTTCAATATAGAAATTTGGGTGAGATCGAGAACAAAGGTTTGGAATTTTCATTGAACTACAATGCGATAACCACACCGGATTATAGTTTAAGTTTTTCGTTCAATATTTCAGCAAACAGAAACAAAATTAATTCACTGGGATCATTAGAAGATTATTATGAACCTTCGGGATGGGCTTCTTCGCAAATAGTTGGTGATTATGCCATTGCGGTTGGCGAATCTTTAGGTTCTATGTATGGTTTTCAAAATGATGGACGCTACGAAGTATCAGATTTTGATTATGATCCCACAACAAGCACTTATACATTAAAGGAAGGTGTAGTAAATAACAGTGAAATAGTTGGTGAAGTAAGGCCAGGTACTTTAAAGTTGAGGGATGTTAATGGTGATGGTGTGGTGGATGTAAATGATAATACGATCATCGGTGATTCAAATGCAAAGAACACGGGAGGTTTTACAATCAATGGTAGGGCTCACGGTTTTGATCTTTCTGCCGCATTCAACTGGAGTATAGGGAATGATATTTATAATGCAAACAAGATTCAGTACACCACGGCTAATGAAAATAGTCAATATAGAAATTTAAGCGCAATCGTGGGGGATGGTGACCGTTGGACAAATCTTGATCCGGTTACCGGTCAGTTGATCACCGATCCAGATGCGCTTGCGGCGGCAAATGAGAATACCACCTTATGGTCCCCTTATATGCAGAATTACGTATTTAGTGACTGGGCGGTAGAAGATGGTTCGTTTCTTAGGTTGAATACACTCACTCTGGGCTATACGCTGCCTGATTCAATAATGTCTAAGACCGGCATTTCACAACTGCGGTTTTATGCAACTGCAAATAATGTATTTGTCCTTACCAATTATTCAGGTCTTGATCCTGAAGTTTCCACCAGAAGGAACACACCGCTTACCCCTGGGGTTGATTATTCGCCGTTTCCCAGAAATAGACAAGTGGTATTTGGTCTAAACCTTAATTTTTAA
- a CDS encoding LacI family DNA-binding transcriptional regulator: MNENDKVTIYDISERLNISAATVSRALNNNPKISLKTKELVIKTAKEMNYIQNRLAQSLKSGKTFNVGVIVPYINRNFFSSVIRGIEEELSPRGYHVIICQTHEKFENEVRNIDALLNTQIDGIFISISKTTKDNGHIQKVLNSKTPLIFFDRKQDSPVFSSVTIDDFQGAYLATEHLINQGCRKIVHFKGDSNLEIYTKRYEGYEAALKKYNLPIKKKFVIPVDSTVEAGQYAVSQLWKLKEKPDAIFSAGDYSALGAIQELKKLGVKIPSEVCVIGFSNEPFTQHMELGISSVDQTPLEMGKIAAKVFLEQLLEDKKLTIQKKVILAPELYIRDSSNKSQAENSKRKVRI; this comes from the coding sequence ATGAACGAAAACGATAAGGTCACTATTTATGACATTTCTGAGCGACTGAATATTAGTGCAGCTACTGTATCCAGAGCTTTAAACAATAATCCTAAAATAAGTCTAAAAACTAAGGAATTGGTAATTAAGACCGCCAAGGAAATGAATTATATTCAAAACCGCTTGGCGCAATCTTTAAAAAGTGGAAAAACTTTTAATGTTGGGGTCATCGTACCTTATATCAATCGCAACTTTTTTTCCTCTGTAATTCGCGGTATTGAAGAAGAGCTTTCCCCCCGAGGTTATCATGTCATTATCTGTCAAACACATGAGAAATTTGAAAATGAAGTCAGAAATATCGATGCTTTATTGAACACCCAAATAGACGGTATTTTTATTTCTATTTCCAAAACCACTAAAGATAATGGGCATATACAGAAAGTGCTTAACTCAAAAACACCGCTTATATTTTTTGATCGCAAACAGGATTCCCCGGTATTCAGTTCTGTTACCATAGATGATTTTCAGGGAGCCTACCTAGCAACTGAGCACCTTATCAACCAAGGTTGCAGAAAAATAGTTCACTTTAAGGGAGATTCAAACCTTGAAATCTACACCAAGCGCTATGAAGGATATGAAGCCGCTTTAAAAAAATACAACCTCCCAATTAAAAAGAAATTTGTCATACCCGTAGATAGTACTGTAGAAGCTGGTCAGTACGCGGTCTCCCAACTTTGGAAACTAAAGGAAAAACCAGATGCCATTTTTTCCGCTGGAGACTATTCAGCTTTGGGTGCCATACAAGAACTTAAAAAATTAGGTGTTAAAATCCCCAGCGAAGTCTGTGTTATTGGATTTAGCAATGAACCTTTTACCCAACATATGGAACTAGGAATCTCATCGGTAGATCAAACTCCTCTAGAAATGGGTAAAATCGCAGCAAAGGTTTTTTTAGAACAACTACTGGAAGACAAAAAATTGACTATCCAGAAAAAGGTAATATTAGCTCCAGAACTCTATATTCGGGATTCCTCTAATAAAAGTCAGGCTGAAAACAGTAAAAGAAAAGTTAGAATTTAA
- a CDS encoding Gfo/Idh/MocA family protein yields the protein MKKTVRAGIIGSGFAAQFHLEALQQVSVALIHVVGVYSRNPQNAENFALKNGLTSFYSLEELIDSCDVLHVCTSPVSHEEITIQVLKKDKDVIIEKPLTGYFGSGKNFNGDTFSRKTGLDYAVASVKRMLEAENSSKGMIMYAENWIYAPAIQKEREVVEKTNAQILWIQAQQGHSGSHSLDYGKWKFSGGGSLMGKGCHPLSAAIYLKGVEGKVLNGKPIRPKTVSCKTHSITRLPGFKNQGHLKDSYTDVEDYASLHLVFEDGTIADIVASELVHGGVKNYLEVHANNHRTICNLTPNNAMQTYNPVDTNFTDIYVSEKLGTKQGWFNISPDESWFNGYQHELDAFYKCHISRISAESNSLLAADVIVTIYSAYLSASCKGEEVPIDL from the coding sequence ATGAAAAAGACTGTTCGTGCAGGAATTATAGGATCAGGTTTTGCTGCCCAGTTTCATTTGGAGGCACTTCAACAGGTAAGCGTCGCTTTAATTCATGTAGTAGGCGTTTATTCGAGAAACCCTCAAAACGCAGAAAATTTTGCATTAAAAAATGGTTTAACTTCTTTTTATTCCTTAGAAGAACTCATTGATAGCTGTGATGTTCTCCATGTTTGTACTTCTCCGGTCTCACATGAAGAAATTACCATACAGGTTTTGAAAAAAGATAAAGATGTCATTATAGAAAAGCCTTTAACTGGATATTTTGGCTCGGGTAAAAATTTTAACGGAGACACTTTTTCGAGAAAAACAGGTCTAGATTACGCTGTTGCCAGTGTAAAGCGAATGTTGGAAGCAGAAAACAGCAGCAAAGGCATGATTATGTATGCCGAAAACTGGATTTACGCCCCCGCTATACAGAAAGAAAGGGAGGTTGTTGAAAAAACAAACGCTCAGATACTTTGGATTCAGGCGCAGCAAGGTCATTCGGGTTCTCATTCTTTAGATTACGGAAAGTGGAAATTTTCTGGTGGAGGTTCTTTAATGGGGAAGGGATGCCACCCGCTTTCGGCTGCTATTTATTTAAAAGGTGTTGAAGGTAAAGTTTTAAATGGGAAGCCCATACGTCCTAAAACGGTTTCATGCAAAACGCATTCAATTACCCGCCTTCCTGGTTTTAAGAATCAGGGACATTTAAAAGATTCTTATACAGATGTAGAAGATTATGCATCATTGCACCTGGTTTTTGAAGATGGTACTATCGCAGACATTGTTGCAAGTGAGCTGGTGCATGGCGGAGTAAAGAATTACCTGGAAGTTCATGCAAATAATCATAGAACCATTTGCAATCTTACCCCTAACAATGCTATGCAGACTTATAATCCAGTAGATACTAATTTTACAGATATTTATGTTTCTGAAAAATTAGGTACTAAACAGGGATGGTTCAATATATCTCCGGATGAAAGTTGGTTTAATGGTTATCAACACGAACTGGATGCATTTTATAAGTGTCATATTTCAAGGATATCAGCAGAGAGTAATAGTCTTCTTGCTGCAGATGTGATTGTAACTATTTATTCAGCCTATCTTTCAGCATCCTGTAAAGGAGAGGAAGTTCCCATCGATTTATAG
- a CDS encoding UxaA family hydrolase → MSTKLIKVHPEDNVAIALVDLWQGDRISFEGAEVIIINDVRAKHKITLVNLKAGAPIYMYGVLVGKVVVDVDRGGVLTVENVKHQAATTTGKTKEFSWEKPDISKWQKKTFAGYHREDGQVGTANVWLFFPLVFCENRNVELLKDIFEKELSVQQGSKQRQLLRNLINNKPEETLLEDVAQEDQVFKNIKVRFLTHQGGCGGTRHDSVALSRLLAGYINNPNVAGATVLSLGCQNLQVDILTNALNNLNKDIKKPVLIYEQQQEGTIDEMLNKIIRETFAQIKKADTIKRRPAPLSKLKLGLECGGSDGFSGISANPALGYASDLLAALGGSPILSEFPELCGVEQELVNRCVDSEISEKFIQLMSAYESAAQASGSGFDMNPSPGNIKDGLITDAIKSAGAAKKGGTSPIVDVLDYGEYVTKPGLNLLCTPGNDVESTTAMVGAGANVVVFTTGLGTPTGNPITPIIKVATNTILARRMPDIIDIDSGGVVNGEKSIAEMGEEILEYVIKVASGEIIAKADALGQEDFIPWKRGVSL, encoded by the coding sequence ATGAGTACCAAATTAATAAAAGTACATCCTGAAGACAATGTAGCTATTGCACTAGTAGATCTCTGGCAAGGAGATCGCATCAGTTTTGAGGGCGCTGAAGTTATAATCATTAACGATGTTCGTGCAAAGCACAAGATTACCTTAGTGAATCTAAAAGCCGGTGCGCCCATTTATATGTATGGTGTTCTCGTAGGCAAAGTAGTAGTTGATGTAGATAGGGGTGGCGTGCTTACCGTAGAAAATGTAAAGCATCAGGCAGCTACGACAACAGGAAAAACTAAAGAATTTTCTTGGGAAAAACCGGATATCTCAAAATGGCAGAAAAAGACTTTTGCAGGATATCACAGGGAGGACGGTCAGGTAGGAACAGCAAATGTCTGGTTGTTTTTTCCACTGGTTTTCTGTGAGAATAGAAATGTTGAACTGCTCAAAGATATTTTTGAAAAAGAACTTTCAGTACAACAGGGTAGTAAACAGCGCCAGTTGTTGCGCAATCTTATAAACAATAAACCAGAAGAAACACTTCTGGAGGATGTAGCACAAGAAGATCAGGTTTTTAAGAACATTAAAGTGCGTTTTCTTACCCACCAGGGCGGTTGCGGTGGTACACGGCACGATTCAGTAGCCTTGTCGCGCCTCTTGGCAGGTTATATAAACAACCCTAATGTTGCGGGGGCGACTGTATTGAGTCTGGGTTGCCAGAACCTGCAAGTTGATATTCTGACAAACGCGCTAAACAATCTGAACAAGGATATCAAAAAGCCTGTGCTTATCTATGAGCAGCAGCAAGAAGGCACCATTGACGAGATGTTAAATAAGATTATAAGGGAAACTTTTGCGCAAATAAAAAAAGCCGATACGATCAAGCGAAGGCCCGCGCCGCTATCTAAACTGAAATTAGGACTGGAGTGTGGTGGATCTGACGGGTTTTCTGGTATTTCTGCAAACCCTGCCCTTGGTTACGCCTCAGATCTTCTGGCGGCGTTGGGTGGTTCTCCCATATTATCAGAATTTCCAGAGCTTTGCGGTGTGGAACAAGAACTTGTGAACCGCTGTGTTGATAGTGAAATTTCAGAAAAATTTATCCAACTTATGTCAGCCTACGAAAGTGCAGCCCAGGCTTCAGGATCAGGTTTTGATATGAACCCATCTCCCGGAAACATTAAGGATGGATTGATTACGGATGCCATAAAATCAGCTGGCGCTGCAAAAAAAGGAGGTACATCCCCTATTGTTGACGTACTTGACTATGGGGAATATGTTACAAAACCAGGCCTGAACCTTTTATGCACTCCCGGGAATGACGTAGAAAGTACCACAGCAATGGTGGGGGCTGGCGCAAATGTGGTTGTTTTTACAACCGGTCTTGGAACTCCTACCGGAAATCCCATTACACCTATAATAAAGGTTGCAACAAATACGATACTAGCCCGGAGAATGCCTGATATTATAGATATTGACAGTGGTGGTGTTGTTAATGGGGAAAAAAGTATTGCTGAAATGGGCGAGGAAATCTTAGAATATGTTATCAAAGTCGCAAGCGGTGAGATCATAGCGAAAGCAGATGCTCTGGGGCAAGAAGATTTTATACCCTGGAAAAGGGGCGTTTCCCTATAA